A genomic window from Aestuariirhabdus litorea includes:
- a CDS encoding PilZ domain-containing protein, which yields MKTVQENKRFQDRLNRSVEVYVELPDHLGDVEIVLCETLDISPAGFRMNIQDPLPTAVVLDVCADFDGERYFLKGEVKWQHKVGDILETGMELYDAIDSDFDRWQQLFQNDTP from the coding sequence ATGAAAACCGTGCAGGAGAACAAGCGTTTCCAGGATCGCCTTAACCGCAGTGTTGAGGTTTACGTGGAGTTGCCCGACCATTTGGGGGATGTGGAGATCGTGTTGTGCGAAACCCTCGATATATCCCCGGCCGGCTTTCGTATGAATATCCAGGACCCGCTGCCAACGGCGGTGGTGCTGGATGTGTGCGCCGATTTTGACGGCGAGCGCTACTTCCTCAAAGGCGAGGTCAAATGGCAGCACAAGGTGGGGGACATTCTCGAAACGGGGATGGAGCTGTACGATGCCATCGACAGTGATTTCGACCGCTGGCAGCAGCTGTTCCAGAACGACACCCCCTAG